The Lysinibacillus pakistanensis genome includes a window with the following:
- a CDS encoding cytidine deaminase, with translation MAIDMHALLEESKKAREKAYVPYSKFKVGAALLTKNGEVIHGCNIENAGYSMTNCAERTAFFKAVSEGIYDFQAIAIVADTDGPCAPCGACRQVMIEFCEPSMPVYLTNLKGDVTVTSVGELLPFAFTTEDLENAGN, from the coding sequence ATGGCAATTGATATGCATGCATTACTAGAAGAATCAAAAAAGGCGCGCGAAAAGGCATATGTCCCTTATTCAAAATTTAAAGTAGGTGCAGCCCTTTTAACAAAAAACGGCGAGGTTATCCATGGTTGTAATATTGAAAATGCTGGCTATAGTATGACTAATTGTGCTGAACGAACAGCATTTTTCAAGGCCGTATCAGAAGGAATTTATGATTTTCAGGCAATTGCTATTGTCGCTGATACAGACGGTCCATGTGCGCCGTGTGGAGCTTGTCGTCAAGTGATGATAGAGTTTTGCGAGCCTTCCATGCCTGTCTATTTAACAAACTTAAAAGGTGATGTAACAGTAACGTCAGTTGGCGAATTACTACCATTTGCATTTACAACGGAGGATTTAGAAAATGCTGGAAACTAA
- the ybeY gene encoding rRNA maturation RNase YbeY, protein MILTIDFTDETNEVAKEHMELVEQLLQQAAKIENIEPETEVSVTFVTNEAIQEINREYRDKDQPTDVISFALEELGEGEIEVTFEGMPRILGDIIISTDRTKEQAQEYGHSFERELGFLAVHGFLHLLGYDHMVPEDEKIMFGKQDEILQSFGLGRD, encoded by the coding sequence ATGATTTTAACAATTGATTTTACAGATGAAACAAATGAAGTGGCAAAAGAGCATATGGAGCTTGTTGAGCAGCTGTTACAGCAGGCTGCGAAGATAGAAAATATTGAGCCCGAAACAGAGGTGTCGGTGACCTTTGTTACAAATGAAGCGATTCAAGAAATAAATCGAGAATACCGTGATAAGGATCAACCAACAGATGTAATTTCATTTGCTCTAGAGGAATTAGGCGAAGGTGAAATAGAAGTTACCTTTGAAGGAATGCCGCGTATTTTAGGAGATATCATTATTTCAACGGATCGTACAAAAGAACAAGCACAGGAATATGGTCATTCATTTGAAAGGGAATTAGGATTTTTAGCAGTCCATGGATTCTTACATTTATTAGGCTACGATCACATGGTGCCTGAAGATGAAAAGATTATGTTTGGTAAGCAGGATGAGATTTTACAATCTTTTGGCTTAGGACGAGATTAA
- a CDS encoding diacylglycerol kinase family protein, translating to MNVRKYVRSFGYAFTGIKTACVEQNFKSHLLSAGAVLIAGYFTGLSRMEWYIVLLLIALMFALEMVNTAIERVVDLASPNIHPLAKQAKDLAAGAVLVFAIFSAIIGLLIFMPKWF from the coding sequence ATGAATGTTCGCAAATATGTACGCTCTTTTGGCTATGCGTTTACAGGGATAAAGACGGCTTGTGTAGAGCAAAACTTTAAGTCACATTTGCTTAGTGCAGGAGCTGTATTAATTGCTGGCTATTTTACAGGGTTATCACGTATGGAATGGTATATTGTGCTTTTGCTAATAGCACTCATGTTTGCGCTTGAAATGGTGAACACTGCAATTGAACGTGTTGTGGATTTGGCATCACCGAATATTCATCCACTAGCAAAGCAAGCGAAAGATCTTGCAGCGGGCGCAGTACTTGTATTTGCGATATTCAGTGCTATAATCGGATTACTCATCTTTATGCCGAAATGGTTTTAG